The DNA region TGCTGCTGTCAACGGGCGCTACGGCGAGCGTGCGCGCGTCTTCCGGCGAGGACGCTCCCAGACGACGCCCGGGAAGCCTTTCAGCGGAGCGAGCGGCTCGCCCGTATAGGTCCAATCCTGCAGCTCCGAGATCCCGATATGGTAGCGCGGCTGGCGCCCGGTACGGGTCTCGAAGAGAGCGCGAGGGATGTTCACCATATGCGGCGAGTGCGCGCGTTCGTAAAAGACCGGAGTGCCGCAACGCGCGCAGAAACTACGGACGGTTCTGGTCTTCTCATCTTCGTAGCGGGCGATGTCCTCCGCTCCCTTGGTGACATGGAATTGTTTGCGCCAGCTGCCGACATAGGTGGCGTAGGCGGCGCCATGCGCAACGCGGCTGGCGTGGGAATGATCGTGCCAGGCCCAACGCGCCGGATAACCGATCTCGATATGCACGGCGCCGCAAAGGCAATGGCCCGCGACTCGCTTCGAACCCGGAAATATCTCTCGTTTCATGGACGCAGAGTCGCATACACGACAGCGGCGTCAAGACGGTCCGCGCTTCCAATTCGATCGGGTCGGCGCGATGTCGCGCCCAAAGCTCAGGCGCGTGCCGACCGAAACGTCGCCGGTTGGCTAAAGGTTATTCTTGACGGCGCTATCCAGATATCGCGTCCTCGATCGTATACCTTGATTGCTCACCCGCTTGCACCAGTCTTCGTTCAAACTCGACGACCGACCTGATTGTCGCGTCGAGATCATGCTTGGCGAGAAGCGCATCCGCGAGATCGACTGCCTCATCCCATCGCCTCGCGCGACGCAGGATGTCGATGGTCCTGGTTCGCATCGCCGTCCATTCTTCCGAGCCGGTTGGCATGGCGGATGCCGCGGCAAGGAAGAGGTCGGCGGCCTTGGACCGATATTCAACAGCGGACCGATCATCCGCATCATCCGCCGCCCAGGCTGCCCGAAGAGCGTGTTTGGCGGCCATTTCAGTATTTCCAAGTTCCTCATCGACAAGCGATCGCTTGAGGAAACGGCCAATCAAGCTTCCAGCGAGGGCGCCTCGATGCAGCGAGGTGAAGGGCTCTGAGGCCAATATTTCCTCTATTCCCTTCTCTACCTCGCCCAGGTCACTGGAAACAAAGCCGCAATTCGGGCACTCCTGTAGCCAAGACGACATTGTCGACCGCTGCATCTTTGGCGGCCGCAAATTGAGGTCCGGGGAGCCAAAAGCGTTTGTGCTCATGAGTACTCGGTGCTCGCTCGCCGTCCCGCAGACCGAGCCACGTGACTTCATCCAAACTGTAAGTCGTCATCGAAAGGATTGCCCCCGCGGTTACCTGTCTGTGACGTCCAATTCCGATGCCGAAATAATAGCAAAGAGCGCGGCGCAGGGTTAGGGGCTCTGGGCATTTTAAAGCCCGCGCGAAGCTGTACAAACAACTGATATTACTATAGAAAATGTGGTCGCCCGGACATCCGCAATATCAGGCTGTCTCGGCGGCGCTCACCATCGGCAGACGCCCCGCCGCCAGACCAAAACAGCCGTTCCGGTTTGCAAATCGTCGACGCCAGCGTCGGCCATCATCCGGGTGACAAAGCGATTGCCGGCAATAAGCCCGACCAGCGCATCGATATGCGCGTGGCGGGCTTCGGCAAACCGCGGATGCGCAGAATCTCCTCCGCGGTCTTGCTCTGCATCGTCGGTCCCTGTCGTCGCGGATTTGACGCAAATCAAGCAGGCGTCGATCAGTTCCCCGACGCAGACCCGCATTCCGGCGGCACGTCCATCGCCGTTTTACCCATCAATTCGTCCGCGACGACGTCACCCTGCAGGGCGGGGCATGAAGCAACATGCCGATCGGGGCTCTGGGCACATGAAAAAGCCCGCATGAAGCGGGCCAAATCACGGATATCACTATCGAAGATTGGTTGCGGGGACAGGATTTGAACCTGTGACCTTCAGGTTATGAGCCTGACGAGCTACCGGGCTGCTCCACCCCGCGGCAAATCTGCGAAGTTCGTAACCGCTAGATAAGCACTTTCGCGCCATTGTAAAGCGTTGCGTCACGAAATTCCGCCCTGGGCGCAACGAGGGACCCTAATGGCAGCCTCGATCGCGCTCACGCCCAAGATTGCGGCCGCCGACCCGTCGGCGCACGGAATCGTCGCGCCGGCGCTCGATGCGCGCATCGTCGGGATCGCCGAGGCGCGCGCCGCGCTCGCTGCCTGGCGCCAGCTCTTCCACGCCTGTGTCGAGGCCAATCCGTTCTACGGACCTGACTTTCTTCTGCCCTTGCTGGATCTCGATCCGAGGCCGGTGCGCTTCATCCTGGTCTCGGAGGGGGCGGAGCTCGTCGGCCTCGCTCCGGTCCTGCATCGCCGCTTCGCCTTACCGGGCCTATGGCGGGTGCTCGCGACCTTCAGCCATCCCTTCATCTTCGATGGCCTGCCCTTGCTGCGCCGCGGCTTCGAGGCGCGTGCCTGGCATGCCATCCTCGATGCGCTCGCCGCGCGCCATCGCGGCGGGGTGCTCGCCATTGCGGCGTCCCCGCTCGACGGGCCGGCCGCGAGGGGCCTGACGGAGGCGCTGGCACAAAGCGGCCGGGCGAGCCTGGTGAGGACGCACCCGGAGCGCGCCGGCATCGTCGCTGCCGGCAGCCTCGATACCCAGCTCGCCCGCATCAAGTCGAAAACCATGGGCAAGCTGCGCCGCCATGAGCGTGATCTCGCCAAGCTCGGCGCGCTCGAGTTTCGCGTTGCCGGCGCCGGGCGTGAGCTCACTGAGGCGGTCGAGGCTTTCATGGCGCTCGAGGCGCGCGGCTGGAAGGGGCGCCAGGGCACGGCCTTCGTGTCCGATCCGCGCTCGGCTGCCTTCGCGCGCCGGGCGCTCGCCGCGACAGAGGGGGCGCCCGGCGTGCGTGTCGAGACCTTGATGCTGGACCAGCGGCCGATCGGTGCCTGCCTGCACCTTCTGGGGCCGGGCTACGCCGCTACCTTCAAGATCGCCTATGAGGAGGAGCTGGCGCGCCATGCGCCGGGCGTGCTCGCCATGCTGGGCAGCTTGCGGACGCTCGGTGGCGAGCACTGGACGCAACGCCTCGATTCCGGCGTGGGCGCCGAGGATGCGGTCGGCGCCATCTGGCATGACCGAATCGCTGCGGGCGAGATGCTCGTCGCACTGGCGCCGCGCCAGGGCCAAGCGCAGTTGCGGCTCTACGCGAAGGCCGTCGCCTGGACCCAGCAGGCGCGGCAGTGGGCGCGCGATGCCTATTACGCGCTGACTCGCCGCAAGCGCACTCAGGCACGCAAGGCGAAGCGCTGAGCGCTCGACGGTTAGGCGCAAACCCAGGCCGTTTCACGCTGAGGGATGCCCGGGCGTCAGGTGTTTTGCAATGCCGAATTGAAACGCGGCCGGCAAGCCTCAGCCCAGCACCCGTCCGGCCACGGCGTCGAGCTTGGCGAGCAGCGCCTTGTCGCGCGCCTCCGGCGCCGTGATGATGGCGCCTTCGAGGGCGCGATGCGAGCCCGAGGGACAGAGATCGCGCTCGGCCGGGAAGTCTTGAGCAAGCCGCGCCACCAGCCGCTTCGCCTTCTCGGTGTTGTCGTGCATCACCCTGATCACGGAAGCGACGTCGACTGCGTCATGCCCCGGATGCCAGCAGTCGAAATCCGTCACCATGGCGACCGTCGCATAGGTGATCTCGGCTTCACGCGCCAGCTTCGCCTCGGGCATGTTGGTCATGCCGATCACGTCATAGCCGAGGGATTTATAGGTGATGGATTCGGCGTAGCTCGAGAATTGCGGGCCCTCCATGCACACATAGGTGCCGCCCCGACGGATGGCGAGGTGCTCGGCCTTGGCGGCCTCCTCGATGCGGTCCTGCAGGATCGGGCCGACCGGATGGGCCATCGACACATGGGCGACGCAGCCCTTGCCGAAGAAGGAGCTCTCGCGCTTCACGGTGCGGTCGACGAACTGGTGGGCGAGGACGAACATGCCGGGCGGCAGCTCCTCCTTGAAGGAGCCGCAGGCCGAGAGCGAGACGAGGTCGGTGACGCCCGCCCGCTTCAGCGCGTCGATATTGGCGCGGTAGTCGATATCGGAAGGCGAGAGGCGGTGGCCGCGTCCGTGGCGGGGCAGGAAGACGAGCTCGGTCGCCCCGATGCGCCCGAAGGTGAGGGCGTCCGAGGGCTCGCCCCAGGGGCTCGCCACGCGCTCTTCACGCCTGTCGGTGAGGCCCGGCAGGTCGTAGACGCCCGAGCCTCCGATGATTCCGAGAACCGCCTTCGCCATGAACTGCCTCCCGCGCAAGCGCCGATACAGGAAGGCCGGCAGCTCTCGCCGCCGGCCAGGTTGAAATCGATAGGCGACTCCGCCCGGCTGTCGATCCGGACGATCTCAGGCGTGAGCCAAATCAGGCGTGAGCGCCGGCCCACACCTTCTTCTTGACGAAATACATCAGGCCCGCCGCGACCAGCAGATAGATCATCACTTCGAGCCCCATGCGCTTGCGCTGGTCGAGCCTGGGTTCGGCGACCCACATCAGGAAGGCAGCGACGTCCTTGGAATATTGCGCCACCGTCTCCGGTACCACCGGCTTTCCGTCGGGGCCCTTCGGATATTCGACGATACCGTCCTTGAGCGGCGCCGGCATGGCGATGCGGTTGCCGGGGATGATGGTGTTGTAGTTCTGGCCGGGCTCGATCTCGACGCCCTTGGGCGGCTCCTCATAGCCCTGCAGCAGCGCCGAGATGTAGTCAGGGCCTTGCGTCTGGTATTGCGTCACGATGTTCCAGATGCCGTAGACGATGTCGGCCGGGAACCAGTCATAGCGCTCGAAGCTGCGCGCCTTGGCGAGCACCGACATGTCGGGCGGCAGGGAGCCGCCATTGGCGGCGCGCGCCAGCTGCTCATTGGCGAAAGGCTTCGGAAACGGATCGGCCGGCCGGCCGGGGCGCTCGAACATGTCGCCGCTCTCGTTCGGCCCGTCCTGGACCTTGTACTCGGCCGCCAGCGCCTGCACCTGGCCTTCGGTGAAATCCGGACCGCCGGGCTCGGCGAGGTTGCGGAATTTCATGTCGGTCATGGAATGGCAGGTCGAGCAGACCTCGCGGTAGATCTTGTAGCCGCGTTGCAGCTGGGCCGTGTCGTAGACGCCGAAGGGGCCAGCGAAGCTCCAGGGCTGGCGCACCGGAAGCTTCTGCTCGCCCGCCACGGGCGTCGCGGCGGGAGTTTCCTGGGCGCTTGCCGACATCACCGTCACGCAGCCAAGCGCCGCGAGTGTCACGAGCGCTGATCGAGCCCTCTTCATCGTTTTCATTCCCGTTCGAGCGCGGTCTGCGAGGTCCGGCATCCGCGTCATCCCTTCCGCTCGGGGGCGGCCGTCGCGCCCGCCGGTATGGCCGTGGCGCCGCCGAGCACCGAATCGCTGATCGAGTTCGGCAGCGTCTTCGGCGTCTCGATGAGGCCGAGCAGCGGCAGGATGACGAGGAAGTGGACGAAGTAATAGGCCGTGAGGATGCGTCCGACGAGCAGGTAGCCGGGCGTCACTTCCTTCGAGCCGATATAGCCGAGGCCGAAACTGACGAGCACCAGCAGCCAGAAGAAGATCCGGTAGTTCGGGCGGAAGCGCGCCGAGCGCACTTTCGAGGTGTCGAGCCAGGGCACGAGAGCCAGCATCGCGATGGCACCGAACATGGCGAGCACACCGGCGAGCTTGGCCGGGATGAAGAAGATGTCCGGCATCGAGCGAAGGATGGCGTAGAAGGGCAGGAAATACCATTCGGGCACGATATGGGCAGGCGTCACGCCCGGATTGGCCGGGATGTAGTTGTCGGCGTCGCCCAGGATATTGGGGACGTAGAAGACGAACCAGCAATAGACCAGAAGGAACACCATGAGCCCGAAAGCGTCCTTGACGGTCGCGTAGGGCGTGAACGGCAATGTGTCCTTGGAGGATTTCACGTCGATGCCGACCGGGTTGTTCTGGCCGACCACATGCAGCGCCCAGACATGCAGCACGACCACGCCGGCGATCGCGAAGGGCAAGAGATAGTGCAGCGAATAGAAGCGGTTGAGCGTCGGATTGCCAACCGCATAGCCGCCCCACAGATAGCTGACGATGGTGTCGCCGACGAGCGGGATCGCCGAGAACAGGTTGGTGATCACCGTCGCGCCCCAGAAGCTCATCTGGCCCCAGGGCAGCACATAGCCCATGAAGGCGGTCGCCATCATCAGCAGCAGGATGATGACGCCGAGCAGCCACAAGATCTCGCGCGGCGCCTTGTAGGAGCCGTAATAGAGGCCGCGGAAAGTGTGCACATAGGCGGCGATGAAGAACATCGAGGCGCCGTTCGAGTGCAGGTAGCGCAAGAGCCAACCGGAATTCACGTCGCGCATGATGTGCTCGACGGAGTTGAAGGCCATGGTGGATTCGGGCGTGTAGTGCATCGCCAGCACGATGCCGGTCACGATCTGCGCCACCAGCATGAAGGACAGGATGCCGCCGAAGGTCCACATATAGTTGAGGTTGCGCGGCGTCGGATAGGCGACGAAGGACGAGTGCACCAGGCCGCCGATCGGCAACCTCGCCTCGAACCATTTGGCGAATGCGCTCTTGGGAACGTAGGTCGACTGACCGCTCATAGTGCTCACCTTTGTCCTATCGCCGAGTCTCTTACGAGTAAGTCTCTTTCGAGAACGTCTCTTTCGAGAACCTCCGACACGAGCCGCGGTCCGACAGCGGCGGCTCGGCTCGCGTCGAGAGCCTCAGCCGATGCGGATCTTCGTGTCGTTGAGGAAGGCATAGGGAGGAATCGCCAGATTGGCGGGCGCCGGACCGCGGCGCACGCGTCCCAGCGGATCGTAGAGAGAGCCATGGCAGGGGCAGGCCCAGCCCTGGAAGGGCCCCTGCTTGTCGAGCGGGATGCAGCCGAGATGGGTGCAGATGCCGATCACCACGAGCCATTGGTCATGGCCGGATTTGACGCGCGTCTGCTGCGAGGCGGGGTCGATCATCTCCCGCCAATCGCCCCCCTTGCTGTCCGCGATCTCCTTCGCGGTCAGATGCCGCACGAAGACCGGCTTCGAGCGCCAGACCACATGCATGATCTGCCCCTCGGTGACCGGGGCGAGATCCACCTCGATCGGGGCGCCGGCCGCGATGGTCTGGGCGTCGGGGCTCAACTGGTTGATGAATGGGGCGGCCACACCCGCGACGCCGACGGCGCCCACGGCAGCGGTCGCGATATAGAGAAAGTCGCGCTTGCTCTGGTCGACCTTCTCCTGCGTCGGAGTGCCGTTTGCCGTCACAGCCCCTGTCGCCACCTGCAGCTCCTTCACGTCGCGGCGGGACAAGTCCCGGCCGTTTGGGTCGCCTGGGCCGTCCGGCTCGGTGACTGGACGGTCTCAGAGATTTGACGGATCGCGATTTTCGCTCCCGTGCACAATGCGACCAGAAGTCGCCTTTGGCGTCCTTTGGCATAGGTGCCGGAGCCTGTCCATAGCCGTTCTAAGCTGCCTTACGGCCTGCCTGCGCGGCCATTCCGCACGGCCCATCCCGTTGATGCGCGGTTTATGTCCCGCCCCTTGAAATCCAATCGATCCTTTACGCCGGCCGGGCCTAGAGCAGGGCCGTCCGCAACGGCAACAGGAGCGTGTATGCGCGGCTCGATCGGCACAGCGAATTCGCGACGCGAGATTTCGCCTTCCGGCTTCGTCATCGGCAGGGATTCGCGCGGGCGTTGGACGGCGCTCGGCGCGGGCGGTCTCTCGGGTGGCCTCTTCAAGAGCAAGGATGCGGCGATTCGCTATGCCCAATCGGAAGCCGGCCGCTCTCCGGGCGCGGTGCGTCTGACCGCGGCGCCGCTCGATCTGCCTTTCGACAAGGGGCGGATCGGCCATGGCGAAGGCCTGCCGGCCTGGTGGCGGCTAGGTCCCGGCACGCGCGGCATGACGTCCTTCGCGGACCGCCTGCCGGTCGGGGCGGGTCTCGACCGGCGCTGGTTCATGATTGATCTCGGCATCGTGGCGGGCCTTGCGGTGCTGTGCCTCGCGGTCGCGGCGGTGCTGTCATGACGAGCAATGTGTCTCCCTTCCTGCAGGGCGCCGCTGCGGCGCAAAATGCCTCGACGCCGCGTGCCTCGGCGCCGCAGGGTTTCGTGCAGCGCGTGCTGGTGGCTGTGCGGTCGCTGCTGCGCCAGGCCCCGGCGTCGAGCTCGCGCCCGCTCGCCAGGATCAGGGCGCGCCATGCGGCGCTCGGCTTCCCTTACCGGAACAATCCGGGGCCTGCGCCCAAGAGGCCGGAGCGCGACTGCGATTGCGTTCCGTGGTGATCCCCGCTTGGACCGCCGGCGTCCCGCCGGCCCTTGGGAACGGCTGGGCGCGCCGCTGAGAAGTAAGGGCGGCCGAGACGGTCGCGATCCCAGAGCGTTGGGACCGCGGGCGTCCCGCCCGCTCTTGAGAACGGCGAGAGGCTCACCGCCGGGAAGAAGGGCCACCGAGACGGTCGCGGTCCCAGGGCCGCCGTCAGAGCGCCGTGCGACGCCCGGCCGCAGCCGCGCCGTTGACAGGATCGCGGCAGGCTCCTACCGCCTTTCGCTAAAGCCAGGCCCTCTCTGGCGCCTGCGGGAGGCGAGTATCATGATGACGATTCCCCATTTTATCGGCGGCAAGCGGGTCGAAGGGACCTCCGGCCGTTATGCCGATGTGTTCGAGCCCATGACGGGCGAGGTGCGGGCCCGCGTGGCGCTGGCCTCGAAGGCTGAAGTGCGCGCCGCGGTCGAGAATGCGAAGGCTGCCCAGTTGGGTTGGGCGGCGACCAATCCGCAGCGCCGCGGCCGGGTGATGATGAAGTTTCTCGACCTCGTCCATAAGGAATATGACAGCCTCGCCGAGCTGTTGGCGCGCGAGCACGGCAAGACCATCCCGGACGCCAAGGGCGATATCCAGCGCGGCCTCGAAGTGGTCGAATATGCGATCGGCGCCCCGCAGATGATGAAGGGCGAATATACCGAAGGGGCAGGCCCCGGCATCGACATCTATTCGATGCGCCAGCCGCTCGGCGTGGTGGCCGGCATCACGCCCTTCAACTTCCCGGCCATGATCCCCTTGTGGAAGGCAGCGCCGGCGCTCGCTTGCGGCAATGCCTTCATCCTCAAGCCCTCCGAGCGCGATCCCGGCGTGCCCTTGCGCATCGCCGAGTTGTTCCTCGAGGCCGGCCTGCCGGCGGGCGTGCTCAACGTCGTCAATGGCGACAAGGAGGCGGTCGACGCCATCCTGACCGATCCGGATATCAAGGCCGTGGGCTTCGTCGGCTCGACCCCGATCGCCGAATATGTGTTCAAGACCGCGACCGCCCATGGCAAGCGGGCCCAATGCTTCGGCGGCGCCAAGAACCATATGATCGTCATGCCGGATGCCGATATGGACCAGGCGGTCGATGCGCTGATCGGGGCGGGCTATGGCTCGGCGGGCGAACGCTGCATGGCGGTGTCGGTGGCGGTGCCGGTCGGCGAGAAGACGGCCGAGGCGCTGATGCACAAGCTGGTGCCGCGCGTCGA from Rhizobiales bacterium GAS188 includes:
- a CDS encoding ubiquinol-cytochrome c reductase cytochrome b/c1 subunit/ubiquinol-cytochrome c reductase cytochrome b subunit, coding for MSGQSTYVPKSAFAKWFEARLPIGGLVHSSFVAYPTPRNLNYMWTFGGILSFMLVAQIVTGIVLAMHYTPESTMAFNSVEHIMRDVNSGWLLRYLHSNGASMFFIAAYVHTFRGLYYGSYKAPREILWLLGVIILLLMMATAFMGYVLPWGQMSFWGATVITNLFSAIPLVGDTIVSYLWGGYAVGNPTLNRFYSLHYLLPFAIAGVVVLHVWALHVVGQNNPVGIDVKSSKDTLPFTPYATVKDAFGLMVFLLVYCWFVFYVPNILGDADNYIPANPGVTPAHIVPEWYFLPFYAILRSMPDIFFIPAKLAGVLAMFGAIAMLALVPWLDTSKVRSARFRPNYRIFFWLLVLVSFGLGYIGSKEVTPGYLLVGRILTAYYFVHFLVILPLLGLIETPKTLPNSISDSVLGGATAIPAGATAAPERKG
- a CDS encoding Uncharacterized conserved protein yields the protein MKREIFPGSKRVAGHCLCGAVHIEIGYPARWAWHDHSHASRVAHGAAYATYVGSWRKQFHVTKGAEDIARYEDEKTRTVRSFCARCGTPVFYERAHSPHMVNIPRALFETRTGRQPRYHIGISELQDWTYTGEPLAPLKGFPGVVWERPRRKTRARSP
- a CDS encoding methylmalonate-semialdehyde dehydrogenase [acylating], giving the protein MMTIPHFIGGKRVEGTSGRYADVFEPMTGEVRARVALASKAEVRAAVENAKAAQLGWAATNPQRRGRVMMKFLDLVHKEYDSLAELLAREHGKTIPDAKGDIQRGLEVVEYAIGAPQMMKGEYTEGAGPGIDIYSMRQPLGVVAGITPFNFPAMIPLWKAAPALACGNAFILKPSERDPGVPLRIAELFLEAGLPAGVLNVVNGDKEAVDAILTDPDIKAVGFVGSTPIAEYVFKTATAHGKRAQCFGGAKNHMIVMPDADMDQAVDALIGAGYGSAGERCMAVSVAVPVGEKTAEALMHKLVPRVESLKIGLSTDPSADFGPLVTKEALQRVRNYVEIGLKEGAELVVDGRGFKMQGYENGFYMGGCLFDHVTKDMRIYKEEIFGPVLSVVRAKDYNEGLKLANDHEYGNGVAIFTRDGDAARDFAAKVDVGMVGVNVPIPVPLAYYTFGGWKRSAFGDLNQHGPDAFRFYTKTKTVTSRWPTGIKEGAEFSIPTMA
- a CDS encoding ubiquinol-cytochrome c reductase iron-sulfur subunit — encoded protein: MATGAVTANGTPTQEKVDQSKRDFLYIATAAVGAVGVAGVAAPFINQLSPDAQTIAAGAPIEVDLAPVTEGQIMHVVWRSKPVFVRHLTAKEIADSKGGDWREMIDPASQQTRVKSGHDQWLVVIGICTHLGCIPLDKQGPFQGWACPCHGSLYDPLGRVRRGPAPANLAIPPYAFLNDTKIRIG
- a CDS encoding Cytochrome c1, which encodes MKRARSALVTLAALGCVTVMSASAQETPAATPVAGEQKLPVRQPWSFAGPFGVYDTAQLQRGYKIYREVCSTCHSMTDMKFRNLAEPGGPDFTEGQVQALAAEYKVQDGPNESGDMFERPGRPADPFPKPFANEQLARAANGGSLPPDMSVLAKARSFERYDWFPADIVYGIWNIVTQYQTQGPDYISALLQGYEEPPKGVEIEPGQNYNTIIPGNRIAMPAPLKDGIVEYPKGPDGKPVVPETVAQYSKDVAAFLMWVAEPRLDQRKRMGLEVMIYLLVAAGLMYFVKKKVWAGAHA
- a CDS encoding methylthioadenosine phosphorylase, with translation MAKAVLGIIGGSGVYDLPGLTDRREERVASPWGEPSDALTFGRIGATELVFLPRHGRGHRLSPSDIDYRANIDALKRAGVTDLVSLSACGSFKEELPPGMFVLAHQFVDRTVKRESSFFGKGCVAHVSMAHPVGPILQDRIEEAAKAEHLAIRRGGTYVCMEGPQFSSYAESITYKSLGYDVIGMTNMPEAKLAREAEITYATVAMVTDFDCWHPGHDAVDVASVIRVMHDNTEKAKRLVARLAQDFPAERDLCPSGSHRALEGAIITAPEARDKALLAKLDAVAGRVLG
- a CDS encoding Acetyltransferase involved in cellulose biosynthesis, CelD/BcsL family, producing MAASIALTPKIAAADPSAHGIVAPALDARIVGIAEARAALAAWRQLFHACVEANPFYGPDFLLPLLDLDPRPVRFILVSEGAELVGLAPVLHRRFALPGLWRVLATFSHPFIFDGLPLLRRGFEARAWHAILDALAARHRGGVLAIAASPLDGPAARGLTEALAQSGRASLVRTHPERAGIVAAGSLDTQLARIKSKTMGKLRRHERDLAKLGALEFRVAGAGRELTEAVEAFMALEARGWKGRQGTAFVSDPRSAAFARRALAATEGAPGVRVETLMLDQRPIGACLHLLGPGYAATFKIAYEEELARHAPGVLAMLGSLRTLGGEHWTQRLDSGVGAEDAVGAIWHDRIAAGEMLVALAPRQGQAQLRLYAKAVAWTQQARQWARDAYYALTRRKRTQARKAKR